The following coding sequences are from one Brienomyrus brachyistius isolate T26 chromosome 2, BBRACH_0.4, whole genome shotgun sequence window:
- the LOC125723464 gene encoding uncharacterized protein LOC125723464 isoform X8 yields the protein MDRLEGSEGNEKAVPQKTEEDYSVGMLSHDGALAPVVVRRSTRLSNREASGERSMSQQCTACSERPKTVNQGRHAVQSENSSINTPCTTMALRSKMPKNLSLSRVNRRNRFGETLLHLAVMDEDIHLVREILKIGACPSEADYAGWTPLHVAAAASHYDIVVTLLEAGAVVNFSGDKGVTPLHDAIESGNYKIVELLLSSGADPLQRTDDGRSALDMTMDATLRKLIERYQPKANQSSPGQCELWKWCCQDGSKVAKSALNSDARASSCSGGFSPKKIACNKNQESFGVEALLKCRDSMTAGDKDAVLSKPAIVFNKARNGQVIAEGTEEDGQDSDSTPAITADNEKEQSELSLSQNNESIIMCTEDLLGNLRNSDGNLVADGGEQFIHQISEDKAQECPESFTAYLEEAAACCRGRSQMKEQNDLQTNVDLEQHKDGKNETVRCDLNIKQNFGCQTAKPMRNPKIDPEDDANENMDECSISLLCPYARDSDLPCAPKAWHGLNACEGERLSTASNSTPSIKGSSSFSDGSTPSLLLEQSRSYDGISASDSCKTSTAELPVLQHEVSSFGEKYDIALSGRNSESFEIKKQSVEPLIARENKKNSTEVNQTLLEQQDNNRCEPTECMEHIEMAEMIRLLSDSELSNLSNPETPYPEKDALICVPVNVENFCNSLEDDCGALLALRGSGSCGSRALSQEKGCDITKWLLDSNTQVGSPKAIECVDLICQTIEDISQGAIEKAGLQCGQELLNQQAFSCQSEFHISGQVSENVVYDNSGSVSKKGLLESENNLSPHVVMSASENLLHDFSCSSSKSQPVCHDTQNDDENCSFDSDCTYVSESYFLKGTKTENLNNDSLNSGTSQDSSNKNFKRHSKKHHDKFGKGSDQQKGKLLQDNVSNVDSIYIREDCDPTNQSANILKSLPSGSDSINPVPCSGHQVQLRRKSASQRTCCMDHLTEVLPSKKRRSSKKFQSTSSTLDKVRKKQDEMLAMDLTDPEDTGKFTEAFAQIQTLLSDVLNKHKAENENLTRKYRIASDSFKHGTLREQLSSLSSRQKHLLDILQRQNNLRVRFQMFHSRSFEGQTTAEAPWTSMNVCDAETVHKTQWRDCRTGTLEQLSEDDCSGFSSALSLCSEAVSRNCSDQTQVTLGISHAGPQFSVNELRTDSCTFFDSFVNVDNQAGVPPSFTVQASPVAVHTENIQSQIKVPSELAYLIKQGTIKPGENVFRLKLKGNCHTASLQENGSIKDTGGQVYISPEQWIGSVLGPSVPMSPTYAWKKVTYRSKPLLGYVRKAGPVAGDSTASLQNCPSKATPPGDLLKEVCTESPIGDLMKIQTILLVSDSEFINNYELDQHWNRLLESDDWTI from the exons ATGGACAG ACTTGAAGGCTCAGAGGGAAATGAAAAAGCAGTACCACAGAAAACAGAG GAAGATTACAGTGTGGGTATGTTGAGTCATGATGGTGCTTTAGCCCCAGTGGTGGTGCGACGTAGTACAAGGCTGAGCAACAGGGAGGCATCGGGGGAGAG GAGCATGTCACAACAATGCACTGCGTGCAGTGAAAGACCGAAAACCGTGAACCAAGGCAGGCATGCTGTACAGTCAGAAAACTCCAGTATCAACACTCCAT GTACAACTATGGCGTTAAGGTCAAAGATGCCGAAGAACCTGTCCCTCAGCAGAGTTAACAGACGAAACAGGTTTGGAGAAACCCTGCTCCATCTAGCTGTGATGGATGAAGATATACATTTGGTGAGAGAGATATTAAAAATCGGTGCCTGCCCAAGCGAAGCTGACTATGCAG GCTGGACTCCACTACATGTGGCAGCAGCTGCAAGTCATTACGACATTGTGGTGACCCTGCTTGAGGCGGGGGCTGTGGTTAACTTCTCCGGAGACAAGGGTGTCACTCCACTTCATGATGCCATAGAGTCTGGAAATTATAAG ATTGTAGAGCTACTTTTGAGCAGTGGGGCAGATCCATTGCAGAGAACGGATGACGGAAGATCAGCCTTAGACATGACTATGGATGCTACCTTGAGGAAACTGATAGAAAGATACCAGCCCAAAGCCAATCAATCATCCCCAG GACAATGTGAGCTTTGGAAATGGTGTTGCCAAGATGGATCTAAG GTAGCAAAATCTGCACTCAACAGTGATGCCAGAGCAAGTTCCTGTTCGGGAGGTTTTTCTCCAAAAAAGAttgcatgcaataaaaaccaagAATCGTTTGGTGTGGAAGCGCTGTTAAAAT GTAGAGATTCAATGACTGCTGGAGACAAGGATGCTGTTTTATCAAAACCTGCCATTGTGTTCAACAAAGCTAGAAATGGACAAGTTATTGCAGAAGGAACTGAAGAGGATGGTCAGGATTCAGATTCCACACCAGCCATAACAGCAGACAATGAAAAAGAACAGTCAGAATTGTCTCTGTCACAAAACAATGAGAGCATAATAATGTGCACTGAAGATTTGTTGGGGAATCTCAGAAACTCAGATGGTAACCTTGTGGCTGATGGTGGAGAACAGTTTATTCATCAGATCTCGGAAGACAAAGCTCAAGAGTGTCCTGAATCTTTCACAGCCTATTTAGAAGAAGCTGCAGCTTGCTGTAGAGGCAGAAGTCAAATGAAAGAGCAAAATGATTTACAGACAAATGTTGACTTGGAGCAACACAAAGATGGTAAAAATGAAACTGTGAGATGTGATTTGAACATAAAGCAGAACTTTGGCTGCCAAACTGCTAAGCCTATGAGAAATCCCAAAATTGACCCTGAAGATGATGCGAATGAAAATATGGATGAGTGCAGCATATCATTGCTATGTCCTTATGCAAGGGATTCAGATCTTCCTTGCGCTCCAAAGGCTTGGCATGGACTGAATGCTTGTGAAGGCGAAAGGTTGTCTACAGCAAGCAATTCAACACCATCGATCAAAGGATCATCTAGCTTCTCGGACGGTAGCACACCATCACTACTTTTAGAACAAAGCAGAAGTTATGATGGAATATCAGCTTCTGATTCATGTAAAACTAGTACTGCGGAATTGCCTGTTTTACAGCATGAAGTTTCAAGTTTTGGTGAAAAATATGATATTGCCCTGTCTGGGAGAAATTCAGAGTCTTTTGAGATTAAAAAACAGTCAGTTGAGCCATTAATTGCCcgtgaaaacaaaaaaaacagcactgaaGTGAACCAAACGTTGTTGGAACAACAAGATAATAACCGATGTGAACCCACAGAGTGCATGGAACATATTGAAATGGCAGAAATGATTCGTTTGCTGTCAGACAGTGAACTTTCCAACTTATCTAATCCTGAGACTCCATACCCTGAGAAGGATGCATTAATCTGTGTCCCTGTAAATGTAGAAAATTTTTGCAACTCACTGGAAGATGATTGTGGTGCCCTTTTAGCTTTGAGGGGCTCTGGAAGTTGCGGCTCCAGAGCATTATCACAAGAAAAAGGATGTGACATAACTAAGTGGTTGCTTGACTCTAACACCCAGGTGGGATCACCGAAAGCTATAGAGTGTGTAGATCTTATCTGTCAGACAATAGAGGATATTTCACAAGGAGCAATTGAAAAGGCAGGTTTACAGTGTGGCCAGGAGCTTCTCAACCAACAAGCATTTTCATGTCAATCTGAGTTCCATATAAGCGGACAAGTTTCCGAGAATGTAGTGTATGACAATTCTGGCTCTGTATCCAAAAAAGGACTGTTAGAATCGGAAAACAACTTAAGTCCTCATGTAGTGATGTCTGCGTCTGAAAATCTCCTGCACGATTTCTCCTGCAGTTCAAGTAAATCACAGCCCGTGTGTCATGACACACAAAATGATGATGAAAACTGTTCATTTGATTCTGATTGTACTTACGTTTCAGAATCTTACTTTTTGAAAGGTACTAAAACTGAGAACTTGAACAATGACAGCCTAAATTCAG GTACCAGCCAGGATTCAAGCAATAAGAACTTCAAGAGGCATAGTAAGAAGCATCACGATAAATTTGGCAAAGGGTCTGACCAGCAAAAGGGTAAATTATTGCAAGACAATGTTTCCAACGTGGATTCAATCTACATTCGAGAAGATTGTGACCCAACTAACCAATCTGCCAATATCCTAAAAAGCTTGCCAAGTGGAAGTGATTCCATTAACCCAGTTCCTTGCTCAG GACATCAAGTCCAGTTGAGAAGGAAATCGGCTTCCCAGAGGACTTGCTGCATGGACCATTTGACTGAAGTTCTACCCAGCAAAAAGCGCAGAAGTAGCAAAAAA TTTCAATCCACTTCATCCACATTAGACAAAGTGAGAAAGAAGCAGGACGAAATGCTGGCCATGGATCTGACGGACCCGGAGGATACAG GCAAATTTACTGAGGCATTTGCCCAGATCCAGACATTGCTCAGTGATGTGCTGAACAAACACaaggcagaaaatgaaaatctgacCAGAAAGTACAG GATTGCCTCTGATTCTTTCAAGCATGGCACTCTCAGGGAACAACTATCATCGCTTTCTTCAAGGCAAAAACACCTGCTGGACATACTCCAAAGACAGAACAATCTCAGAGTTAGATTTCAGATGTTCCACAGCAGGTCTTTTGAGGGTCAAACCACCGCAGAAGCTCCTTGGACAAGTATGAACGTATGTGATGCTGAAACAGTTCACAAAACCCAATGGAGAGACTGTCGCACTGGTACTCTGGAGCAACTTTCAGAAGACGACTGTTCAGGTTTCAGCTCAGCTTTGAGCCTCTGCAGTGAAGCTGTTTCACGAAACTGCAGTGACCAAACCCAAGTTACTCTGGGTATCAGTCATGCAGGACCCCAGTTTTCAGTTAACGAGCTACGCACAGATTCGTGCACGTTTTTTGACAGCTTTGTGAATGTTGATAACCAAGCAGGCGTGCCACCCAGTTTCACAGTGCAGGCTAGCCCGGTTGCAGTTCACACTGAAAACATTCAGTCACAGATTAAGGTACCATCTGAGCTGGCTTATCTTATTAAACAAGGCACCATCAAACCTGGGGAGAATGTATTCAGGCTGAAGTTGAAg GGTAATTGTCACACAGCTTCCCTCCAGGAAAATGGATCCATAAAGGACACAGGAGGTCAAGTCTACATTTCTCCAGAGCAGTGGATTGGATCTGTTTTGGGGCCCAGTGTTCCTATGAGCCCAACATATGCATGGAAAAAG GTGACGTACAGGTCCAAGCCACTCTTAGGATATGTGAGGAAGGCTGGCCCAGTGGCCGGCGACTCCACAGCATCActgcaaaactgtccatccaaaGCCACACCTCCAGGAGATCTCCTTAAAG AGGTGTGTACCGAGTCCCCCATCGGTGATTTAATGAAAATACAGACCATTCTTCTAGTAAGTGACAGTGAGTTCATAAACAACTATGAACTGGACCAACACTGGAATAGGCTGTTAGAGTCTGACGACTGGACCATTTGA
- the LOC125723464 gene encoding uncharacterized protein LOC125723464 isoform X3: MDRLEGSEGNEKAVPQKTEEDYSVGMLSHDGALAPVVVRRSTRLSNREASGERSMSQQCTACSERPKTVNQGRHAVQSENSSINTPCYFPGNTTRKALSEIIGIKKCCTVNELDQATQFLGGKSDLDRGICTTMALRSKMPKNLSLSRVNRRNRFGETLLHLAVMDEDIHLVREILKIGACPSEADYAGWTPLHVAAAASHYDIVVTLLEAGAVVNFSGDKGVTPLHDAIESGNYKIVELLLSSGADPLQRTDDGRSALDMTMDATLRKLIERYQPKANQSSPGQCELWKWCCQDGSKVAKSALNSDARASSCSGGFSPKKIACNKNQESFGVEALLKCRDSMTAGDKDAVLSKPAIVFNKARNGQVIAEGTEEDGQDSDSTPAITADNEKEQSELSLSQNNESIIMCTEDLLGNLRNSDGNLVADGGEQFIHQISEDKAQECPESFTAYLEEAAACCRGRSQMKEQNDLQTNVDLEQHKDGKNETVRCDLNIKQNFGCQTAKPMRNPKIDPEDDANENMDECSISLLCPYARDSDLPCAPKAWHGLNACEGERLSTASNSTPSIKGSSSFSDGSTPSLLLEQSRSYDGISASDSCKTSTAELPVLQHEVSSFGEKYDIALSGRNSESFEIKKQSVEPLIARENKKNSTEVNQTLLEQQDNNRCEPTECMEHIEMAEMIRLLSDSELSNLSNPETPYPEKDALICVPVNVENFCNSLEDDCGALLALRGSGSCGSRALSQEKGCDITKWLLDSNTQVGSPKAIECVDLICQTIEDISQGAIEKAGLQCGQELLNQQAFSCQSEFHISGQVSENVVYDNSGSVSKKGLLESENNLSPHVVMSASENLLHDFSCSSSKSQPVCHDTQNDDENCSFDSDCTYVSESYFLKGTKTENLNNDSLNSGTSQDSSNKNFKRHSKKHHDKFGKGSDQQKGKLLQDNVSNVDSIYIREDCDPTNQSANILKSLPSGSDSINPVPCSGHQVQLRRKSASQRTCCMDHLTEVLPSKKRRSSKKFQSTSSTLDKVRKKQDEMLAMDLTDPEDTGKFTEAFAQIQTLLSDVLNKHKAENENLTRKYRIASDSFKHGTLREQLSSLSSRQKHLLDILQRQNNLRVRFQMFHSRSFEGQTTAEAPWTSMNVCDAETVHKTQWRDCRTGTLEQLSEDDCSGFSSALSLCSEAVSRNCSDQTQVTLGISHAGPQFSVNELRTDSCTFFDSFVNVDNQAGVPPSFTVQASPVAVHTENIQSQIKVPSELAYLIKQGTIKPGENVFRLKLKGNCHTASLQENGSIKDTGGQVYISPEQWIGSVLGPSVPMSPTYAWKKVTYRSKPLLGYVRKAGPVAGDSTASLQNCPSKATPPGDLLKEVCTESPIGDLMKIQTILLVSDSEFINNYELDQHWNRLLESDDWTI; encoded by the exons ATGGACAG ACTTGAAGGCTCAGAGGGAAATGAAAAAGCAGTACCACAGAAAACAGAG GAAGATTACAGTGTGGGTATGTTGAGTCATGATGGTGCTTTAGCCCCAGTGGTGGTGCGACGTAGTACAAGGCTGAGCAACAGGGAGGCATCGGGGGAGAG GAGCATGTCACAACAATGCACTGCGTGCAGTGAAAGACCGAAAACCGTGAACCAAGGCAGGCATGCTGTACAGTCAGAAAACTCCAGTATCAACACTCCAT GTTATTTTCCAGGCAACACAACAAGGAAGGCTTTGTCTGAGATCATCGGCATTAAAAAATGCTGCACAGTGAATGAACTGGATCAAGCTACACAGTTTTTGGGGGGCAAATCTGATCTTGACAGAGGTATTT GTACAACTATGGCGTTAAGGTCAAAGATGCCGAAGAACCTGTCCCTCAGCAGAGTTAACAGACGAAACAGGTTTGGAGAAACCCTGCTCCATCTAGCTGTGATGGATGAAGATATACATTTGGTGAGAGAGATATTAAAAATCGGTGCCTGCCCAAGCGAAGCTGACTATGCAG GCTGGACTCCACTACATGTGGCAGCAGCTGCAAGTCATTACGACATTGTGGTGACCCTGCTTGAGGCGGGGGCTGTGGTTAACTTCTCCGGAGACAAGGGTGTCACTCCACTTCATGATGCCATAGAGTCTGGAAATTATAAG ATTGTAGAGCTACTTTTGAGCAGTGGGGCAGATCCATTGCAGAGAACGGATGACGGAAGATCAGCCTTAGACATGACTATGGATGCTACCTTGAGGAAACTGATAGAAAGATACCAGCCCAAAGCCAATCAATCATCCCCAG GACAATGTGAGCTTTGGAAATGGTGTTGCCAAGATGGATCTAAG GTAGCAAAATCTGCACTCAACAGTGATGCCAGAGCAAGTTCCTGTTCGGGAGGTTTTTCTCCAAAAAAGAttgcatgcaataaaaaccaagAATCGTTTGGTGTGGAAGCGCTGTTAAAAT GTAGAGATTCAATGACTGCTGGAGACAAGGATGCTGTTTTATCAAAACCTGCCATTGTGTTCAACAAAGCTAGAAATGGACAAGTTATTGCAGAAGGAACTGAAGAGGATGGTCAGGATTCAGATTCCACACCAGCCATAACAGCAGACAATGAAAAAGAACAGTCAGAATTGTCTCTGTCACAAAACAATGAGAGCATAATAATGTGCACTGAAGATTTGTTGGGGAATCTCAGAAACTCAGATGGTAACCTTGTGGCTGATGGTGGAGAACAGTTTATTCATCAGATCTCGGAAGACAAAGCTCAAGAGTGTCCTGAATCTTTCACAGCCTATTTAGAAGAAGCTGCAGCTTGCTGTAGAGGCAGAAGTCAAATGAAAGAGCAAAATGATTTACAGACAAATGTTGACTTGGAGCAACACAAAGATGGTAAAAATGAAACTGTGAGATGTGATTTGAACATAAAGCAGAACTTTGGCTGCCAAACTGCTAAGCCTATGAGAAATCCCAAAATTGACCCTGAAGATGATGCGAATGAAAATATGGATGAGTGCAGCATATCATTGCTATGTCCTTATGCAAGGGATTCAGATCTTCCTTGCGCTCCAAAGGCTTGGCATGGACTGAATGCTTGTGAAGGCGAAAGGTTGTCTACAGCAAGCAATTCAACACCATCGATCAAAGGATCATCTAGCTTCTCGGACGGTAGCACACCATCACTACTTTTAGAACAAAGCAGAAGTTATGATGGAATATCAGCTTCTGATTCATGTAAAACTAGTACTGCGGAATTGCCTGTTTTACAGCATGAAGTTTCAAGTTTTGGTGAAAAATATGATATTGCCCTGTCTGGGAGAAATTCAGAGTCTTTTGAGATTAAAAAACAGTCAGTTGAGCCATTAATTGCCcgtgaaaacaaaaaaaacagcactgaaGTGAACCAAACGTTGTTGGAACAACAAGATAATAACCGATGTGAACCCACAGAGTGCATGGAACATATTGAAATGGCAGAAATGATTCGTTTGCTGTCAGACAGTGAACTTTCCAACTTATCTAATCCTGAGACTCCATACCCTGAGAAGGATGCATTAATCTGTGTCCCTGTAAATGTAGAAAATTTTTGCAACTCACTGGAAGATGATTGTGGTGCCCTTTTAGCTTTGAGGGGCTCTGGAAGTTGCGGCTCCAGAGCATTATCACAAGAAAAAGGATGTGACATAACTAAGTGGTTGCTTGACTCTAACACCCAGGTGGGATCACCGAAAGCTATAGAGTGTGTAGATCTTATCTGTCAGACAATAGAGGATATTTCACAAGGAGCAATTGAAAAGGCAGGTTTACAGTGTGGCCAGGAGCTTCTCAACCAACAAGCATTTTCATGTCAATCTGAGTTCCATATAAGCGGACAAGTTTCCGAGAATGTAGTGTATGACAATTCTGGCTCTGTATCCAAAAAAGGACTGTTAGAATCGGAAAACAACTTAAGTCCTCATGTAGTGATGTCTGCGTCTGAAAATCTCCTGCACGATTTCTCCTGCAGTTCAAGTAAATCACAGCCCGTGTGTCATGACACACAAAATGATGATGAAAACTGTTCATTTGATTCTGATTGTACTTACGTTTCAGAATCTTACTTTTTGAAAGGTACTAAAACTGAGAACTTGAACAATGACAGCCTAAATTCAG GTACCAGCCAGGATTCAAGCAATAAGAACTTCAAGAGGCATAGTAAGAAGCATCACGATAAATTTGGCAAAGGGTCTGACCAGCAAAAGGGTAAATTATTGCAAGACAATGTTTCCAACGTGGATTCAATCTACATTCGAGAAGATTGTGACCCAACTAACCAATCTGCCAATATCCTAAAAAGCTTGCCAAGTGGAAGTGATTCCATTAACCCAGTTCCTTGCTCAG GACATCAAGTCCAGTTGAGAAGGAAATCGGCTTCCCAGAGGACTTGCTGCATGGACCATTTGACTGAAGTTCTACCCAGCAAAAAGCGCAGAAGTAGCAAAAAA TTTCAATCCACTTCATCCACATTAGACAAAGTGAGAAAGAAGCAGGACGAAATGCTGGCCATGGATCTGACGGACCCGGAGGATACAG GCAAATTTACTGAGGCATTTGCCCAGATCCAGACATTGCTCAGTGATGTGCTGAACAAACACaaggcagaaaatgaaaatctgacCAGAAAGTACAG GATTGCCTCTGATTCTTTCAAGCATGGCACTCTCAGGGAACAACTATCATCGCTTTCTTCAAGGCAAAAACACCTGCTGGACATACTCCAAAGACAGAACAATCTCAGAGTTAGATTTCAGATGTTCCACAGCAGGTCTTTTGAGGGTCAAACCACCGCAGAAGCTCCTTGGACAAGTATGAACGTATGTGATGCTGAAACAGTTCACAAAACCCAATGGAGAGACTGTCGCACTGGTACTCTGGAGCAACTTTCAGAAGACGACTGTTCAGGTTTCAGCTCAGCTTTGAGCCTCTGCAGTGAAGCTGTTTCACGAAACTGCAGTGACCAAACCCAAGTTACTCTGGGTATCAGTCATGCAGGACCCCAGTTTTCAGTTAACGAGCTACGCACAGATTCGTGCACGTTTTTTGACAGCTTTGTGAATGTTGATAACCAAGCAGGCGTGCCACCCAGTTTCACAGTGCAGGCTAGCCCGGTTGCAGTTCACACTGAAAACATTCAGTCACAGATTAAGGTACCATCTGAGCTGGCTTATCTTATTAAACAAGGCACCATCAAACCTGGGGAGAATGTATTCAGGCTGAAGTTGAAg GGTAATTGTCACACAGCTTCCCTCCAGGAAAATGGATCCATAAAGGACACAGGAGGTCAAGTCTACATTTCTCCAGAGCAGTGGATTGGATCTGTTTTGGGGCCCAGTGTTCCTATGAGCCCAACATATGCATGGAAAAAG GTGACGTACAGGTCCAAGCCACTCTTAGGATATGTGAGGAAGGCTGGCCCAGTGGCCGGCGACTCCACAGCATCActgcaaaactgtccatccaaaGCCACACCTCCAGGAGATCTCCTTAAAG AGGTGTGTACCGAGTCCCCCATCGGTGATTTAATGAAAATACAGACCATTCTTCTAGTAAGTGACAGTGAGTTCATAAACAACTATGAACTGGACCAACACTGGAATAGGCTGTTAGAGTCTGACGACTGGACCATTTGA